Genomic window (Streptomyces yatensis):
CCTCGACGAGATTGGTCTTGCCCTGGCCGTTGGGCCCGACGAAGGCCGTGACGCCCGAGTCGAGGGCCACCTCGGCCCGGGTGTACGAGCGGAAGTCGGCGAGCGAGAGATGCGTGACGTGCATAGTGGGCTGCGCCGACCTCCCCCGGCTGAACTGCTTGCGCCACCCCGTGGGGTGGTTACTTGTCGCTGCTCTCGACCGCGTGGCCGCCGAACTGATTGCGCAGCGCGGCGATCATCTTGATCTGCGGCGAGTCCTCCTGACGGGAGGCGAACCGGGCGAAGAGCGATGCGGTGATCGCGGGCAGCGGCACGGCGTTGTCGATCGCCGCCTCCACGGTCCAGCGGCCCTCGCCGGAGTCCTCCGCGTAGCCCCGCAGCTTGGACAGGTGCTCGTCCTCGTCCAGGGCGCGCACGGCCAGGTCCAGCAGCCAGGAGCGGATGACCGTGCCCTCCTGCCAGGAGCGGAAGACCTCGCGGACGTCGGTGACCGAGTCCACCTTCTCCAGCAGCTCCCAGCCCTCGGCGTACGCCTGCATCATCGCGTACTCGATGCCGTTGTGGACCATCTTGGCGAAGTGGCCCGCGCCGACCTTGCCGGCGTGAACGGCGCCGCACTCGCCCTCGGGCTTGAGCGCGTCGAAGATCGGCTGGACCTTGGCCACATGCTCGGCGGCGCCGCCGTACATCAGCGCATAGCCGTTCTCCAGGCCCCAGACACCGCCGGAGACACCGCAGTCGACGAAGCCGATTCCCTTGGCGTTGAGCTGCTCGGCGTGCTTCTCGTCATCCGTCCAGCGGGAGTTCCCGCCGTCCACCACGATGTCGCCGGGCGACAGCAGCTCGGCCAGCTCGTCGATGGTGATCTGGGTGGGGACGCCCGCCGGGACCATGACCCACACCACGCGGGGGGCCTTCAGCTTGTTGACGAGCTCATCGATGCTGTGGACATCGGCGACGTCCGGGTTGTGGTCGTAGCCGATGACGGTGTGGCCTGCGCGGCGAATGCGCTCGCGCATATTGCCGCCCATCTTGCCGAGGCCGATGAGACCGAGCTCCATCAGTGATCCTTCATGCCGTAGTCCGTTGCGTTTCGCGGTGAGTCCGAGCCTACGCCCGCGGGTAACCGCACAGATGTGGGCTACACCTGCTCATTCGCGCTCTCAGCCGCTGAGTCGCACCGGCATGATCAGGTACTTGTACGCCTCGTCCGCCTCGGCGTCCATGGCGGGCTTGCCACTGAGCAACGCGGGCTTGGTCGAGGTGGTGAAGGACAGCTGGGCGACCGGTGAGTCGATCGCGCTGAGGCCGTCCAGCAGGAACGTCGGGTTGAAGGCGATCGAGATGTCGTCGCCGTCGAGCTGGGCGTCCACCCTCTCCACAGCCTGTGCATCGTCGCTGGACCCGGCCTCCAGGATCAGCACGCCCTGCTCGAAGGTGAGCCGCACCGGGGTGTTCCGCTCGGCGACCAGGGCCACACGCTTGACGGCCTCGACGAACGGAGGCGTCTCGATCACCGCGACCGAGTTGAACTCGGTGGGGAAGAGCGTGCGGTACTTCGGCAGGTCGCCCTCGAGCAGCCGGGTGGTCGTACGGCGCCCGGCGCCCTCGAAGCCGATCAGGCCCTCGCCCGCACCCGAGCCGGAGAGCGCGAGCGCGACGGTGTCACCGCTGGTCAGCGACTTGGCGGTGTCGAGGAGCGTCTTGGCGGGCACCAGCGCGACGGCGGAGATGTCGGGGGTCTCGGGCTTCCACAGGAACTCGCGGACCGCGAAGCGGTAGCGGTCGGTGGAGGCCAGCGTGACGGTGTCGCCCTCGATCTCGATCCGCACACCGGTGAGCACCGGCAGGGTGTCGTCACGGCCGGCGGCGATGGCGACCTGGGCGGCGGCCGCGGCGAAGACCTCACCCGGGACGGTGCCGGTCGCGGTCGGCATCTGCGGCAGCGCCGGGTACTCCTCCACAGGCAGGGTGTGGAGTGTGAATCGCGAGGAGCCGCAGACCACGGTGACCCGCACCCCGTCGCTGGAGATCTCCACAGGACGGTTGGGGAGGGCGCGGCAGATGTCGGCGAGGAGCCGGCCGGAGACGAGGACCGTGCCGTCGTCCTCGATGTCGGCCTCCACGGAGACGCGTGCCGAGACCTCGTAGTCGAAGCCGGAGAGGCTGAGCGCGCCTTCCTCCGCCTTCATGAGGATGCCCGCGAGGACGGGCACCGGCGGTCGGGCCGGGAGGCTGCGGGCCGTCCAGGCCACCGCCTCCGCGAGTACATCGCGCTCCACCCGGATCTTCACCGTAAGCCGCCTCCTGCTGTTGCTGGCTCGCCCTGCTGGCCTTCGTCGTCGGCTGAGTAGCCGGAGACCAGTCTGACGCACGCCGCCGACAGTCGGTGCGGCTCGGGGTCAAGTCGGTGCGCGGGGTGTCGGGCGGCTCGGCCCGAGGTTGTGCACAGGCCCCACTTCGAAGCGATTTCCTCGCTATAACTCTGTGGTCGTAGTAGTAGGGCCTGTGGAAACCGTGGAAAACTGACTTTTCCCTGGTCAGCGGCGGTTTTTTGTCCACCGGGCCTGTGGGCGACGGCGGTGGACAACCAGGGTTGTCTGTGGATGCCGAAGAGTTCTGCACATGCGATGCACAGACATCGCCCGGTTCTCCCCAGCGCTGTCCCCAGTTTTACCCACCTTCCCCACAGCCCAACCCGCCTCCTTGGTGTGACGCCTTTCACTCGCGCCGGTGACCGTGGCCATTTCGTTGCCGAACAGTGGACAGCGGTGTGGAGAAGCTGTGGGCAACGGGCCTTCGGCTGTGGGTTGCCGGTGGACAAGCTGACACGCGGCCTGTGGGTATCTCGATCGTCCACAGTCTGTGGACTCCCGATAGCCACAATTCCACAACCACCTGACCTCGGTGGATGCCATCCCCACCGGGCACCCTGTGGACGCGATCGGGACAACTCCCACGTCCCCAGGGTGTGGACGGTGGATGGGCCGCGTATCTGTGGAGAACCGGGCCGGCCGGGCAGGGAATCGAACAGCTCGTAGGGGTGAACGACGAAGGGCGCCCCGGGAGTTGTCCCTCCCGGAGCGCCCTTCAGCGGTTCGCGGTGGCCCTACGAGGCCCTGTTGGGCCCCTCTCAGCCGTTCTTGATGCGGTTGGTCAGCTCGGTCACCTGGTTGTAGATGGAGCGCCGCTCGGCCATCAGCGCCCTGATCTTGCGGTCGGCGTGCATGACCGTCGTATGGTCGCGCCCGCCGAACTGCGCGCCGATCTTGGGCAGCGACAGATCGGTCAGCTCCCGGCAGAGATACATCGCGATCTGCCGCGCGGTGACCAGCACCCTGCTGCGGGAGGCGCCGCACAGATCGTCGACCGTATGCCCGAAGTAGTCGGCGGTCGCGGCCATGATCGCGGTGGCGGTGATCTCCGGGGCCGCGTCCTCGCCGCCGGGGATCAGATCCTTCAGCACGATCTCGGTGAGTCCGAGGTCCACCGGCTGCCGGTTCAGGCTCGCGAAGGCGGTGACGCGGATGAGCGCGCCCTCCAGCTCCCGGATGTTGCGGGAGATCCGCGAGGCGATGAACTCCAGCACCTCCGGTGGTGCGTTCAGCTGCTCCTGCACCGCCTTCTTACGGAGGATCGCGATACGCGTCTCCAGCTCCGGCGGCTGCACATCGGTGATCAGGCCCCACTCGAAGCGGTTGCGGAGCCGGTCCTCCAGGGTGACCAGCTGCTTGGGCGGCCGGTCGGAGGAGAGCACGATCTGCTTGTTGGCGTTGTGGAGCGTATTGAAGGTGTGGAAGAACTCCTCCTGCGTCGACTCCTTGCTCGCCAGGAACTGGATGTCGTCGACCAGCAGGATGTCCATGTCGCGGTAGCGCTTGCGGAACGCGTCCGCCTTGCCGTCGCGGATGGAGTTGATGAACTCGTTGGTGAACTCCTCCGAGCTCACGTAGCGCACCCGGGTGCCGGGATACAGGCTGCGCGCGTAGTGACCGATGGCGTGCAGCAGGTGGGTCTTGCCGAGCCCGGACTCCCCGTAGATGAACAGCGGGTTGTACGCCTTGGCCGGCGCCTCGGCCACGGCGACCGCCGCGGCGTGCGCGAAGCGGTTGGACGCGCCGATGACGAAGGTGTCGAAGAGGTACTTGGGGTTCAGCCGCGCGGTCGGCTCACCGGGGCCGGACGCGGGCGCGGGCTGAGCGGCGAGCGGGCCGGGGGCGCCGGTCTGCGAGGGCAGGACGGGCGGTCCGCCGCGGGCGCGCTCGAGCGGGTCGGGCAGATCGTGGCGCTGCTCGTACGGCGGGCGCTCGGGGCCGGGGCCGCCGCCGGGACCGCCCGGCCCGGGACGCTCGGCGCCGGGACCGCGGTAGTCACCGCGCCGCTGCTGGTCGTACGGCTGCTGGTCATAGCCGGACGAGGTGTGCTGGGAGGCGTAGGGATCGCTCTCGGGGAAGCCGCCGAGCCGGGGCTGCTGCCAGCCGTAGTCGTCACGGGGCCGCGGCCAGGCGCCCGGTTCGGGGCGCGGCTGCTGATAGCCGGGGTACGCGGGGCGGGCCGACGGCAGATCGTCCGGCGCCTGACGGCCATAGCCGTCCCGGCCGTCCCGGCCGTCGTAGCTTTCGTAGGGCTCGCGCTGCTCGCGGCTCTCGTAGGACTCGCGCTGATCGCGCTGGACCTGCGGGGGCACGACCGGTTCGCCGGCGGACTCGTCGACGGTGATCGCGATGCGGATCGGGCGGCCGCACTCCCGGCTCAGCGTTTCGCTGA
Coding sequences:
- the gnd gene encoding phosphogluconate dehydrogenase (NAD(+)-dependent, decarboxylating); its protein translation is MELGLIGLGKMGGNMRERIRRAGHTVIGYDHNPDVADVHSIDELVNKLKAPRVVWVMVPAGVPTQITIDELAELLSPGDIVVDGGNSRWTDDEKHAEQLNAKGIGFVDCGVSGGVWGLENGYALMYGGAAEHVAKVQPIFDALKPEGECGAVHAGKVGAGHFAKMVHNGIEYAMMQAYAEGWELLEKVDSVTDVREVFRSWQEGTVIRSWLLDLAVRALDEDEHLSKLRGYAEDSGEGRWTVEAAIDNAVPLPAITASLFARFASRQEDSPQIKMIAALRNQFGGHAVESSDK
- the dnaN gene encoding DNA polymerase III subunit beta, with the protein product MKIRVERDVLAEAVAWTARSLPARPPVPVLAGILMKAEEGALSLSGFDYEVSARVSVEADIEDDGTVLVSGRLLADICRALPNRPVEISSDGVRVTVVCGSSRFTLHTLPVEEYPALPQMPTATGTVPGEVFAAAAAQVAIAAGRDDTLPVLTGVRIEIEGDTVTLASTDRYRFAVREFLWKPETPDISAVALVPAKTLLDTAKSLTSGDTVALALSGSGAGEGLIGFEGAGRRTTTRLLEGDLPKYRTLFPTEFNSVAVIETPPFVEAVKRVALVAERNTPVRLTFEQGVLILEAGSSDDAQAVERVDAQLDGDDISIAFNPTFLLDGLSAIDSPVAQLSFTTSTKPALLSGKPAMDAEADEAYKYLIMPVRLSG
- the dnaA gene encoding chromosomal replication initiator protein DnaA — protein: MADVPADLAAVWPRVLERLLGEGSGQGGQGVEAKDEHWIKRCQPLALVADTALLAVPNEFAKGVLEGRLAPVVSETLSRECGRPIRIAITVDESAGEPVVPPQVQRDQRESYESREQREPYESYDGRDGRDGYGRQAPDDLPSARPAYPGYQQPRPEPGAWPRPRDDYGWQQPRLGGFPESDPYASQHTSSGYDQQPYDQQRRGDYRGPGAERPGPGGPGGGPGPERPPYEQRHDLPDPLERARGGPPVLPSQTGAPGPLAAQPAPASGPGEPTARLNPKYLFDTFVIGASNRFAHAAAVAVAEAPAKAYNPLFIYGESGLGKTHLLHAIGHYARSLYPGTRVRYVSSEEFTNEFINSIRDGKADAFRKRYRDMDILLVDDIQFLASKESTQEEFFHTFNTLHNANKQIVLSSDRPPKQLVTLEDRLRNRFEWGLITDVQPPELETRIAILRKKAVQEQLNAPPEVLEFIASRISRNIRELEGALIRVTAFASLNRQPVDLGLTEIVLKDLIPGGEDAAPEITATAIMAATADYFGHTVDDLCGASRSRVLVTARQIAMYLCRELTDLSLPKIGAQFGGRDHTTVMHADRKIRALMAERRSIYNQVTELTNRIKNG